The genomic DNA ATCTGCTGCTTCAACGCAATCTCCTTTAACTACAAAACGAGCCCCCGATTTTACTATGGCATGATCAGAGCCTTTCCTACCGCGCGTAACTTCGTATTCTAAATGTTTTTGAACCCATTTAGCAATACTATACGCGGAGTCTAGCGGGTTGTCGCTGTAGGCTACATCATATGCTAGATTTCTGAGCGTTTCGTTGTCTATGTTCCAGTAGATGCTGCCTCTGGTATATGTTTGGGCTATTTTTAGCGGAGGCCACATAGCCTTTTCTTTATCAAATATTATTTTATAACCGCTTACCTTCACTGTATATGTGAGGTTTATCCATATTTTTTCGCCTGGTTCAACCTCGATAAAAACTATGGCGAAGACGTTTCCTTCAGAGTCTTTTTCATAGCGTAGAATTTGAGGCTCTATTTTATGGATTTTAGAGAAGACGTAAGTATCGTTTCTAGGAAGTGAAATATAGACGTATTCTCTAACTGTTCTATTTAATTTATTCACTAGCAGTGCTTTCTCGTTAACGATATAGGTGAAGTTATAGAACTTTATATTAAAAGTTACATTATCGTTAAATTCTGTTTGCGATGTATGAGTGGAAGCCGCAAGCTCTATAACTCCAATTATTAAAATAATGGATAAAAACAACGGAGCTTTTTTCTTCATGCAATCCACAATTGGAATATATTTGTTATATATAAAAAC from Thermoproteales archaeon includes the following:
- a CDS encoding transglutaminase domain-containing protein: VFIYNKYIPIVDCMKKKAPLFLSIILIIGVIELAASTHTSQTEFNDNVTFNIKFYNFTYIVNEKALLVNKLNRTVREYVYISLPRNDTYVFSKIHKIEPQILRYEKDSEGNVFAIVFIEVEPGEKIWINLTYTVKVSGYKIIFDKEKAMWPPLKIAQTYTRGSIYWNIDNETLRNLAYDVAYSDNPLDSAYSIAKWVQKHLEYEVTRGRKGSDHAIVKSGARFVVKGDCVEAADTFVTMARILGIPARTIYGFMLLSHEEKQWLNLTEEEEGMELLSHWGGHMWAQIYVPPWGWIDVEMLEDLDNPKIGDFSNLHVPFGVEGKTFHGSGLLELVIPSYLYLEYQEFDFRRGD